The DNA region AAGGCGGGCAAACAGCGTGCTTTATTGTACTGCAAGAGCGAAGCGCTCAGTGAGGTCCCTCAGGCCGGGTACCGGCGCATCTGCCTGGTCATAAATCGGGACAATGGCCGCTCTGCGGTTATTGTACCACATCCGGACCGGAATGAACAATGCGCGCTGCGCAAGTTTTACAAAAGGTTCAGATTTGTGGGAAAAACCGGAGCGCCATTTCGAGCGGCTGTGTCAAGCGGATTTTGCCTTGACAATCCGGCCGCGCACCTCGTCTTCGAGCGTGCGGAAATCCTCTTTGGAGAGCGCGGAGGTGTCGACCGGCGGCAGAATCCGCACCCGGACCACGGCGGGCCTGATCCACATGCGGTTCGCCTCCATTACGCGGTAGGAGCCTTCGATGCAGACTGGCACGATGGGAACGCGGGTCTTTTGGGCAATTTTGAAACCGCCCGCTTTGAAATCCCCGACCTGGTCGCCGCGGCTGCGGGTGCCCTCCGGGAAAATGATCATCGAATGCCCGTCCCGAAGGTTTTGGGCGGCTTCCTGGAGCGCCATTGCGGAACGGCGGGGATTATCCCGGTCGATGAAAACGCAGCAGAGGTATTTCATCCAGACGCGGACAAACGGGAGTTTTTGCAGCTCCTTTTTTGCCACGACCCCATGCGGCCGGTCAAGGTTGCACAGCAGGATTGGGATATCAAAATTCCCCTGATGGTTGCTCACGAAAAGCACTGGGGTATCCGGGATGTTTTCTTTGCCGGTCACCTCCACCGTAACGCCTGCCAGACGGAGCAGTGCGGACATCCATCCGTAGACTTTGCGTCCCACAAAATCATCGCGTTCGATGATTTTTCCGGCGTCGTTCAGCCGTTTTGCATAAAGCATGGCGGGCACCAACTCGACCAGTGTAACCCAGAAATAGAGAAACCAGATAACTGTCCGCATCTTTGAGAACCTCCGGCTTTTTTTATAAAGATATGCTTTTCCCATTATATCTTTACAGCCGGAAAATAGCAAGCAGGGACAGCTTTGATGGATAAAATCCGCAGGAAGAAGGAATTTATTTTGGAGGAGAAGATAGAGCTGAAAAGCTGCCGGCTTTGTCCGCGCGCGTGCGGCGCCGACCGGACGGTGGATTTGGGATTTTGCGGGGGAGGCGGACAGGCGCGCATAGCGCGGGCGGCGTTGCACCCCTGGGAGGAGCCCTGCCTGAGCGGGACGAATGGCTCGGGGACGGTGTTTTTTTCAGGGTGCCCGCTTCGCTGCTGCTTTTGTCAGAACTACCGCATCAGCGCGGAAAACTTTGGGAAGGAAGTTTCGGTTGGCCGGCTTGCGGAGATCTTTTTGGAACTGCAGAAAAAAGGCGCGCACAATCTGAATTTGGTGAGCCCGCTGCACTATGCACCGTGGGTGCGGCAGGCGTTGCTGCTTGCGAAGCCGGAACTCAAAATCCCGGTTGTCTGCAACACCGGAGGCTATGAAACGCTCGAAACGCTCCGACTGCTTGATGGGCTGATCGATATCTACCTGCCCGATCTCAAATATGCGGATACAGAACGTGCGCGGCGCTATTCAAAAGCGCCGGATTATTTTTCTGTCGCGACGCAGGCAATCCTCGAGATGTTCCGGCAGACCGGCCCGGTACGCTTTGGTGCGGACGGCCTGCTCAAAAGAGGGCTGATCGTGCGCCATCTGGTGCTTCCGAAGGGCAGGATGGACTCGATGCGGGTGCTCGAATGGATCAAAAAGCACCTGCCCGAAGAGCAGGTGCTGGTAAGCCTTATGAGCCAATACACGCCGTTTTACAAAAGCGCGCAGTTCCCAGAGCTCGGACGGCGGGTGAGCACTTTTGAATATAACAGTGTGCTGGATTATGCGGAGGAGCTGGGGCTAAAGGGATTTATGCAGGAACGCAGCTCCGCCAAAGAAGAATATACGCCGCCATTCGATCTGGAAGGGGTGTGAGGGGGTACACGACACGACCTCAGACCGAATGGGCGGCGGCGACACGGCGGCTCTGGGGATGCGGCTCTGGACGAACCGCCCGTACAGGCCGCCTGCGGCGCACACGGATAAAGAAACGCTGATGGCTCAGATGAGAGGCGAACAGTGCGCACCCTGAAAAAAGGATGAGCTGCAGCAAAAGCTGCGGGAAATTGATGCTGCCGGTTTCCCAGGCGCCAATCGAACCGATCAGGCAGAATACGGCGACCAGAACCATAACCTGGAACAAATATCGAATCAGTTGAACCAACTTCATAAAAAATCCCTCCAGCTTTGCCATGTTGTCATAAAGGCTGTCCACAACCTTATGTTTATACTATATTACAACCATTGGTTGTTGTCAAGCGAAATTACAACTATTTTTATGATTTTATTGACAATTACAACTTTTGCGTGTATATTATACCCAGAGGATAAAATACATTGAATAGAAGTTGGAGGCAGCGATGTTTTCTGATCGTTTGAGAGCCCTGCGCCGTGAGCGCAGGATATCTCAGGTATCTCTGGCCGAAACACTCGGCATCAGCCAGCAGGCGGTCGGTAAATGGGAGACCGGCCGTTCAACCCCGGACCCGCGGACTTTGCGCAGGCTCGCGGATATTTTCGACGTCACCACCGATTATCTTCTCGGGCGGGAGGATGAACTGCATCCCGCGGCCCCCTGGCCCTTTGTGAATGAAGCGCAGGTACCGGTGATCGGCACCGTCAAGGCCGGCTACGGCGCGCTTGCTTTTCAGGAAGACTACGGGACCGAGCCGGCGAATGTCAAAAACCCGGACAACTATTTTTACCTGATTGTCACCGGTGACAGCATGGAGCCGCGTATCCGAAGCGGCGACCTGGCGCTGGTGCATAAACAGCCGGATGTGCAGAGCGGGGAGCTTGCTGTGGTGCTGGTGGACGGGGAGGAGGGCACCCTTAAAAAGGTCATCAAGAAGGATGGCGCGGTAATTTTACAGCCGTTCAATCAGGCATATCAGACCCAGATCTATATGGGGGAGGAGCTCAGCCGCATCCAAATCGTGGGGAAAGTGGTTGAAACCAAAACCAAATGGTAAAATAGGACAGGAAAGCAAAAAGCACAGGGTCCCGCGGCTGCGTGGCCCTGTGCTTTTTGCTTCTAACCAGCCGGAACGCCGCATAAGATTTTGATGGGACAACCATTTCGATCTTGGCGGGAAGGTGAAAAAATGAAAAAAATTGCGCTTGCGGGGAATCCAAACTGCGGCAAGACCACTCTCTTTAACATACTGACCGGCAGCCGGCAGCATGTGGGGAACTGGGCGGGCGTTACAGTCGAACGCAAGGAAGGGGAACTGCGCGCCGAAAACGGCCGTGCCGTGTTGGTCGACCTGCCGGGAATCTATTCACTCACGACCTATACGCTGGAGGAACGTGTCTCGCGGCGGTTCCTTTTGTCGGACGAGCCGGACGCGGTGGTGAGCCTGCTCGACGGCACTTCGATCGCACGCGGGCTCTATCTGACGCTGCAGCTTTGCGAAACCGGCTGCCCGGTCGTGTTGGCGATTGGGATGATGGACGAAGTGCGTGCCGCGGGTGGGAAGATTGATACGGAAATACTTGAAAAACGGCTTGACGTCCCGGTAGTGCCGGTCACCGCGCGCACCGGGGAGAATGTCTCGGTACTGGCCGAGACGGCCCTGGCCCTGCCGAAGGCGTCCGGCGCCTGCGTGCGCTACCACGGGAAGCTCGAAGGCGCGATTGACGAAGTGATCGGGATTGTGGCGGGGCCGGATACCGACTGGCGGCGGGTCCGCTTCGATGCGATCGGCCTGCTGGAAGGGGAGGCGGAGCCCGCCGGGCGGATGGGGCTGGACCGCGGGCAGCTTTTGCGGATTGCGCGGGTCCGGGAGCAGCTCGAAACGGCGTGCGGCGGCGCAGATATCCTGACCGTCGTGGCGGATGCCCGTTACCGTGTGATCGATGCGCTGGTGCGGGAGGCGGTCCGCCTGCCCGCGCCGGACGAGGACTCGCTGACCGCGAAAATCGACCGGATCGCGCTGCACAAATTCTGCTCCTACCCGATTTTTTTTGCGGTGCTCGCCGGGATGTTCGCCGCGAGCTTTGGGGGCGTAGGGCTTTCCCTCAAAGCGCTGCTCGAACATTTTTTTGCGTGGGCGTCCGGCTTTCTCCAGCACTGGCTGCCTGCGTTCGGGGTGGGTGCTCCGCTCACCGGGCTGGTCACGGGCGGCGTGCTCGGCGGGGTGGGGAGCGTGCTCACCTTCCTGCCGCAGATTGCAATTCTATTCCTCTGCCTGACGCTTTTGGAGGAGTGCGGCTACCTTGCGCGGGCCGCATTTTTGATGGATCTGCCGCTGCGCAGGCTTGGCCTGACCGGAAAATCCTTCATCCCGATGGTGATGGGGTTCGGCTGCACCACGCCCGCGGTCATGGCGGCGCGCACCCTCGAAAACGAGCACGACCGCCGGCTCACCATCTTCCTGACGCCATTTCTCTCCTGTGGCGCACGCTTTCCGATCTATGCGCTTCTGGCGGGGGTGTTCTTCCCGGCGCATCCGGGGGCTGCGGTGACGCTGCTTTACCTTCTGGGGATGCTGGTCGCGGGAATTTACGGCTATTTCCTGCGCAAAGGCCCGATGCGCGGGGCGCTGTCGCCGTTTCTGATGGAATTTCCGCCCTACCGGATTCCATCGTTGCAAAATGTCCTGCGCAACACGGCGGAGAAATGCGGCGACTTCCTGCGCAAGGCGGGGACGCTGATCTTTCTCCTGAGCGTGCTCATCTGGCTTTTCCAGCATTTTGATCCACGGCTCCAGTTTGTGCCGGACGGAACGGGCAGCCTTTTCGAGCGTGCCGGGCAGCTGCTGGCCCCGCTCTTTGCACCGCTCGGCTTTCGGAGCGGGGAGGCGGCCATCTCGCTGCTCGCCGGGCTCATCTCAAAGGAGGCGGTCGTCTCGACGCTGGGGGTCGTCTGCGGGGCCGCAGGGGACCCTGCGGCGCTGGCGGCGGGACTGCGGGGGCTATTTACCCCGCTTTCTGCGGCGGCGTTCCTGGCGTTCTGCGCGCTTTATACGCCGTGCATTTCCGCCCTTGCAACCATGCGGCGGGAGCTGCATTCCACCAAAGCGATGCTCGCAGCCGCTGCCGCGCAGCTGCTGATCGCCTACGGCGTGGCGATGGCGGTCTATCAGTTCGGGACGCTTTTCCAGAACCTGCTGCGGCTGTTCGGATAGACGCAAAAATCCCCCGCTGCCCTTTGGCAGCGGGGGAGATTTTATTTCGCGTATTCAATCGCGCGGTTTTCGCGGATGCAGTGGACTTTGATCTGTCCGGGATAATCCAGTTCGTTTTCGATCTTCTTGACGATATCGCGGGCCATGATGGCCATCTGGTCGTCCGAAACCACGTCGGGCTTGAGCATAATGCGGATTTCGCGACCGGCCTGGATGGCGTAGCATTTCTCGACGCCGTCGAAGGAGTTTGCGATTTCCTCGAGCTTCTCAAGACGCTTGATGTAGTTTTCGAGGTTCTCGCGGCGGGCGCCCGGACGCGCGGCCGAGATGGCGTCGGCGGCCTGTACCAGACAGGCGACGATCGTTTTGGGCTCGACGTCATTGTGGTGCGCCTCAATCGCATGGATGATATCCGGATTTTCCTTATACTTGCGCGCAAGATCGACGCCGATCTGCACATGGGAACCTTCGATCTCATGGGTCATCGATTTACCGATGTCGTGGATGAGGCCCGCGCGGCGTGCCTGCATTTCATCAGCCCCCAGTTCAGCGGCCATGATGCCCGCCAGCTGGGAAACCTCAATCGAATGGTTAAGTACGTTCTGTCCGTAGCTGGAGCGGTAACGCATCCGGCCGAGCAGCTTCACAAGTTCGGGATGCATGCTGTGGACGCCGCATTCGAGCACGGCGCGCTCGCCGTCCTGCTTGATCTTCGCGTCGATTTCGCGGCGGGCCTTCTCAACCGTTTCCTCGATGCGCGCGGGATGGATGCGCCCATCCTGGATGAGGCGTTCGAGCGAAACGCGCGCCACTTCGCGCTTGACCGCGTCGTGGCTCGAGAGGGTGATCGCTTCCGGGGTGTCGTCGATGATGAGGTCGACGCCTGTGAGGGTTTCGAGGGTGCGGATATTGCGGCCTTCGCGCCCGATGATCCGGCCCTTCATCTCGTCGCTGGGCAGCGGGACAACCGAAACGGTGATCTCCGCCACATAATCGGCCGCGCACCGCCCGATTGCCGTTGCGATGATCTCGCGGGCTTTCTGATCGGAGTCGTCCTTGAGCTGAGCCTCGTACTGGCTGATCTTCATCGCCTTCTCGTGGGTGAGTTCCCCTTCGAGGTTGGCAAGCAGATAATTCTTTGCCTGGTCGGCGGTGAAGCCGGAAATTTTTTCGAGCATGTCAAACTGATGGGTCTTGACCTGTTCGGCCTCTTGCAGCTTGACATCGGCTTCCTTCAGTTTATTCTGGAGGGTTTCTTCTTTCTTTTCGAGGTTGTCGAGCTTCTTGTCGACCGATTCCTCTTTTTGCTGGATGCGGCGCTCGAGGCGGGTGACCTCCGAACGGCGCTCTTTCATTTCCTTTTCATTATCCTGCTTTAGCTTGTAGATTTCATCTTTTGCCTCTACGATGGCTTCTTTTTTCTTGCTCTCTGCTGATTTGATTGCATCGCTGATAAGTCTTTTTGCCTCTTCTTCGGCGGAGCCCAGAGCGGCTTCCGCCGTTCTTTTTCTATACTGAACGCCCAGGAAAAAGAAAATAATTGCGGCGATAACAAACGCAACAATCCCGCAGATCACATAAGACATGATCCCTTCCACGGAAAATTTTGACCTCCTTTATGCAATTATCAATGTCCGCAATCCGCCGAAACGGAAAGTATATTTTCAGGCGCACGACAAAATTTCATGAAAAATACATGAATTATGAAGTACCATAAAACATATTGCATGACACTCCTATTTTATATGGATTGTGCATAGTTGTCAAGAAATTTTCATATTGACAGGACGTTTGGTTGGTGATAGTATTTTAATAATGACTCAATACCGCATAAAAAGCGACGA from Anaerotruncus rubiinfantis includes:
- a CDS encoding lysophospholipid acyltransferase family protein is translated as MRTVIWFLYFWVTLVELVPAMLYAKRLNDAGKIIERDDFVGRKVYGWMSALLRLAGVTVEVTGKENIPDTPVLFVSNHQGNFDIPILLCNLDRPHGVVAKKELQKLPFVRVWMKYLCCVFIDRDNPRRSAMALQEAAQNLRDGHSMIIFPEGTRSRGDQVGDFKAGGFKIAQKTRVPIVPVCIEGSYRVMEANRMWIRPAVVRVRILPPVDTSALSKEDFRTLEDEVRGRIVKAKSA
- a CDS encoding radical SAM protein, producing MDKIRRKKEFILEEKIELKSCRLCPRACGADRTVDLGFCGGGGQARIARAALHPWEEPCLSGTNGSGTVFFSGCPLRCCFCQNYRISAENFGKEVSVGRLAEIFLELQKKGAHNLNLVSPLHYAPWVRQALLLAKPELKIPVVCNTGGYETLETLRLLDGLIDIYLPDLKYADTERARRYSKAPDYFSVATQAILEMFRQTGPVRFGADGLLKRGLIVRHLVLPKGRMDSMRVLEWIKKHLPEEQVLVSLMSQYTPFYKSAQFPELGRRVSTFEYNSVLDYAEELGLKGFMQERSSAKEEYTPPFDLEGV
- a CDS encoding LexA family protein, which translates into the protein MFSDRLRALRRERRISQVSLAETLGISQQAVGKWETGRSTPDPRTLRRLADIFDVTTDYLLGREDELHPAAPWPFVNEAQVPVIGTVKAGYGALAFQEDYGTEPANVKNPDNYFYLIVTGDSMEPRIRSGDLALVHKQPDVQSGELAVVLVDGEEGTLKKVIKKDGAVILQPFNQAYQTQIYMGEELSRIQIVGKVVETKTKW
- the feoB gene encoding ferrous iron transport protein B encodes the protein MKKIALAGNPNCGKTTLFNILTGSRQHVGNWAGVTVERKEGELRAENGRAVLVDLPGIYSLTTYTLEERVSRRFLLSDEPDAVVSLLDGTSIARGLYLTLQLCETGCPVVLAIGMMDEVRAAGGKIDTEILEKRLDVPVVPVTARTGENVSVLAETALALPKASGACVRYHGKLEGAIDEVIGIVAGPDTDWRRVRFDAIGLLEGEAEPAGRMGLDRGQLLRIARVREQLETACGGADILTVVADARYRVIDALVREAVRLPAPDEDSLTAKIDRIALHKFCSYPIFFAVLAGMFAASFGGVGLSLKALLEHFFAWASGFLQHWLPAFGVGAPLTGLVTGGVLGGVGSVLTFLPQIAILFLCLTLLEECGYLARAAFLMDLPLRRLGLTGKSFIPMVMGFGCTTPAVMAARTLENEHDRRLTIFLTPFLSCGARFPIYALLAGVFFPAHPGAAVTLLYLLGMLVAGIYGYFLRKGPMRGALSPFLMEFPPYRIPSLQNVLRNTAEKCGDFLRKAGTLIFLLSVLIWLFQHFDPRLQFVPDGTGSLFERAGQLLAPLFAPLGFRSGEAAISLLAGLISKEAVVSTLGVVCGAAGDPAALAAGLRGLFTPLSAAAFLAFCALYTPCISALATMRRELHSTKAMLAAAAAQLLIAYGVAMAVYQFGTLFQNLLRLFG
- the rny gene encoding ribonuclease Y, which produces MSYVICGIVAFVIAAIIFFFLGVQYRKRTAEAALGSAEEEAKRLISDAIKSAESKKKEAIVEAKDEIYKLKQDNEKEMKERRSEVTRLERRIQQKEESVDKKLDNLEKKEETLQNKLKEADVKLQEAEQVKTHQFDMLEKISGFTADQAKNYLLANLEGELTHEKAMKISQYEAQLKDDSDQKAREIIATAIGRCAADYVAEITVSVVPLPSDEMKGRIIGREGRNIRTLETLTGVDLIIDDTPEAITLSSHDAVKREVARVSLERLIQDGRIHPARIEETVEKARREIDAKIKQDGERAVLECGVHSMHPELVKLLGRMRYRSSYGQNVLNHSIEVSQLAGIMAAELGADEMQARRAGLIHDIGKSMTHEIEGSHVQIGVDLARKYKENPDIIHAIEAHHNDVEPKTIVACLVQAADAISAARPGARRENLENYIKRLEKLEEIANSFDGVEKCYAIQAGREIRIMLKPDVVSDDQMAIMARDIVKKIENELDYPGQIKVHCIRENRAIEYAK